AAGAATACAAAATGTTTATCAGGTATAATGTGGAACTGGCGTGCAAAATTTCCCTTTAAACAACCTCAAACtttaatttcaaatcaaattCTGATTTGTATCTTAAATGCACTCAATTCAAAGATACAGCAAgtcaactttaaaaaaatcatagcCTGCCTCGACCCAGCTCCCACTCCCCAATATGTTCGAACATGCTTATATCCCAAAATGGCTTAATTATTATAGAGAAGATGAAAGTCTAGAGTTATGTTGTTTGTAGACCATTTGGGATGATCGCATACTCAGCAAATAGTGAACAATTGTAGAATGGGAGCAGGTGTGGGACACTGAGAACCGCCTCAGACAAAGGGTGTCAGAACTTAATTAACATACAGACTACAGCTGATACAACAGGAGCAACTTCATTTACATGAAAGGTAGtaaacagaaaatgtataaaagatttGAACGTAGGATGTCTGGGTTCATTCTGACTCTGTTGAACTCAAGGTACTATATGTAAATTGTCACTGCTATGCTGCAATAAACATCCTCATCACTTTTTCCTCACGCAACCTTTAACGATACTTTCATGCTGCATAGCAAGAACAAGTATACATAGTCACTGCATGTCGTTCTATTTACCCTGACATTTGTCCTCCATGGGCATTGCAACCGGAGGAAAGAAGTGCAAGCCAAGAAACATCGGCAGGAGAACACAACCTCCACCACTGACATCAGAATCAATGGAAACCATAGGACTAATGTAGTACCCTGGAgagagaaatacatttgttttttcattattttagtatttcctTTAACTTGCATATTTTGCGTTATGTCCCACAGGGCTTCCATTGCTTTTTACCAatgaatttccatgactttttgcATGACACGTACATGTATTTGAgattaatgatttttaaatgtcattgttAATAGGAGTACAATTTTaggtaattaaatattttaaagttggggggaaagaaaaaaagaaattccaTGACGATGGAAACCCTGGAGCCTCATATAAAGGTGTTGGTAAAAGGATCCTTAATGTAAAATACAACAATTTCTAAAATGTTCCTaataacaatttataaattgtCTGTACCATTTTTTTAATTGCTCCAGAATGCATCCTTATAAATACAAGTTCATCCTAAATTAGAGTGTAATATTAAAACGTCCCTCAACTCCACCTACAGAATCTCCATATGaatgactgaataaataaataattatatatatattcctcacTTTTGACATATGACATCCATGGAATTTAGGATAATACAATCATATCTGTGTTTTATAAATAAGGCCACTGTTTCATACTATGGCTTGAGTCGCTTCAGTTTTGGTGACAGAAAATGCATCTCAACAGCAAAAAAAGCCTCTTAAAAAGGCATTTATGAGGCCCATATCATAATTTTGTATTTGATTACACTAGGAGACCCCAGACTGGAGATTCACTGACTCACATAGATGCGTGTGGGGTCAAAGGGGCATTCATTTGTGATGCTGTAGTAGGTCATGTTGGTAGGCAGGTCGCAGTGGGCAAACAGAGTGTTTCCTTCCCACATTATGGCCCTCACTGTGGCAACGGTGATTCCCACTGCAGAGGCGGCACCCAAGAGAACAGCCAAAACACTCACAATTAGCAGAAACCAACTCTGCAACAaggataaaatacattaaaaaattataaacacatgAACACCGTATTTTATTCTTTAGATTTTGAAGTGCAAGTTTTGCAGTGGCAGCAAATAAAtaccaaaaacacaacaaagagcAAATGGAAAAAAGGACAGTACTGTGAGCTTGTGTCTACTCACCAGCAGCtggttttttttgttctttgagaGAACAATAGCCGAGATTCCACCAATAATTGCCTGTAGGTTATAATGTTATATAGATGTATAAATTACAGTGTGGACTTATTCAGTGGAAAAGGTGAATTTGCAGTTTTAACTAACACACCTTCTTATTAACTTCTACACATTATGCCTCAAACACCACGTCACTCGAACATGATCAcaaacagaaatacattacacttttgtAGACAGACAAACCATAAGTCCTGCCACAAGAGCGAGGACATTGGAGATGGGGTAGATGAGTTTCTTGTTCCAGGAGAACACTTCTGTGTGTCTGAGCACAGCTCCGTGTACCAGTGCCCCCAACAAGAAGTTCACATGACCCACCAACACCAGCCCCAAACCCATCTTCATCAAGATCTTATCATCGTTCAGactgccacaacaaagacctacAAGAAACACACAATATCAACCAAAAACACAGAATCAGTGAAACATTGAAGACGAAGGATCAGACaccagataaaataaataaataaaaaaaaagagggaatgAGTCAAGGAATT
This region of Carassius auratus strain Wakin chromosome 17, ASM336829v1, whole genome shotgun sequence genomic DNA includes:
- the LOC113117454 gene encoding transmembrane protein 54-like isoform X2 — translated: MVNLGLCCGSLNDDKILMKMGLGLVLVGHVNFLLGALVHGAVLRHTEVFSWNKKLIYPISNVLALVAGLMAIIGGISAIVLSKNKKNQLLSWFLLIVSVLAVLLGAASAVGITVATVRAIMWEGNTLFAHCDLPTNMTYYSITNECPFDPTRIYGTTLVLWFPLILMSVVEVVFSCRCFLACTSFLRLQCPWRTNVRLPEETTLPPGDDPNAEEEPTEQNNLLDKDTVAVETSDWL
- the LOC113117454 gene encoding transmembrane protein 54-like isoform X1, translating into MHSGEREGGRHPERQGLCCGSLNDDKILMKMGLGLVLVGHVNFLLGALVHGAVLRHTEVFSWNKKLIYPISNVLALVAGLMAIIGGISAIVLSKNKKNQLLSWFLLIVSVLAVLLGAASAVGITVATVRAIMWEGNTLFAHCDLPTNMTYYSITNECPFDPTRIYGTTLVLWFPLILMSVVEVVFSCRCFLACTSFLRLQCPWRTNVRLPEETTLPPGDDPNAEEEPTEQNNLLDKDTVAVETSDWL